From a region of the Triticum aestivum cultivar Chinese Spring chromosome 7D, IWGSC CS RefSeq v2.1, whole genome shotgun sequence genome:
- the LOC123166618 gene encoding serine/arginine repetitive matrix protein 1: MRPRGRGDDPDDDEDYESSPQRSAPGSDAEPEEPAPPPPQPARAPLSSLVVRPSPPPPPQDNGASSPSPARSSPSPVGDAQGRRRGSSLPRRRREFSSPDPRIRERRRSPPPPARRRPGSPPPPQRRRFSPPGYQPRPPRFYDEPQGYGMHAGPSPPRQRRLESSNFDDAIGPRYTHGYEGNGRGYARGGRGYEVGGRGYEGGGRGGARFRDVSPPYGRGGRSHGRGGYNGPGKEFILIDGEYVHRNDPNLSPREGDWICQNPSCGNLNFARRSHCNNCNKHRYESSRSPHRGYFDSPPRVPARPLGPPSDRAPPREMARYKPAPRDWGVGDPRSYPARSPPDRVGRFPDPLQSERGFRGERELRDPVKFEWSAAEYKQRERPHGGLYLDRSRSPQGSWGSDMRDRSRSPAGNRPMKGAFLGRGRPDLEYGGSYVGRGRLDAGRGRGRGRGRVYRPGGDPYPGEGRDDRRAALHGRDDGRY, from the exons ATGCGGCCGCGCGGCAGAGGCGACgaccctgacgacgacgaggactacgAGTCCTCCCCGCAGCGGAGCGCCCCGGGGTCGGATGCCGAGCCCGaagagcccgcgccgccgccgccgcagcccgcgcgCGCGCCTCTCAGCAGCCTAGTCGTcaggccgtcgccgccgccgccgccgcaggataACGGCGCGTCCTCCCCGTCCCCTGCCCGTTCGTCCCCCTCCCCCGTCGGGGACGCCCAGGGTCGCCGCCGCGGGTCCTCGCTCCCGCGTCGCCGTCGCGAGTTCTCGTCGCCGGACCCCCGGATCAGGGAGaggcgccggtcgccgccgccccctgcGAGGCGCCGCCCTGGCAGCCCGCCGCCCCCCCAGCGTCGCCGCTTCAGTCCACCTGGTTACCAGCCTCGCCCCCCACGATTCTACGACGAGCCGCAAG GATATGGCATGCATGCTGGACCATCACCTCCGCGCCAACGCAGATTAGAAAGCAGCAACTTTGATGACGCTATTGGTCCACGTTACACCCATGGCTATGAAGGGAATGGTAGAGGATATGCAAGGGGTGGTAGGGGATATGAAGTGGGTGGTAGGGGATATGAAGGGGGTGGTAGAGGAGGTGCAAGGTTCCGAGATGTTTCTCCACCATATGGAAGAGGAGGCAGGTCGCACGGGAGGGGGGGCTATAATGGTCCTGGAAAGGAGTTCATTCTAATTGATGGAGAATATGTTCACAGGAATGATCCAAATCTTTCACCAAGAGAAGGTGATTGGATATGCCAGAATCCGAG CTGTGGAAACCTCAACTTTGCTCGAAGAAGCCACTGTAACAACTGCAACAAACACCGCTATGAGTCTAGTCGCAGTCCTCACAGGGGTTACTTTGACTCTCCTCCACGAGTGCCTGCAAGGCCGCTTGGTCCACCAAGTGATCGTGCCCCTCCAAGAGAAATGGCCAGGTACAAGCCAGCACCCCGTGATTGGGGTGTGGGTGATCCTAGAAGTTATCCAGCTAGATCGCCTCCAGATCGTGTAGGACGATTTCCAGATCCGTTGCAGAGTGAAAGGGGTTTCCGTGGTGAACGTGAGTTGCGTGACCCTGTGAAGTTTGAGTGGTCTGCTGCGGAGTACAAGCAGAGGGAGCGTCCACATGGTGGGTTGTATCTTGACAGGAGCCGATCTCCTCAGGGGAGCTGGGGGAGCGATATGCGGGACAGAAGCAGATCTCCTGCAGGTAACAGACCAATGAAGGGTGCTTTCTTGGGCAGAGGTCGACCAGACCTAGAGTATGGTGGTTCATATGTAGGCCGGGGGCGGTTGGATGCTGGGCGCGGGCGTGGACGTGGGCGTGGCCGTGTTTACAGGCCAGGAGGTGATCCATACCCCGGCGAGGGTCGAGATGATCGGCGCGCTGCTCTTCATGGTAGGGATGATGGACGGTACTAG